Proteins encoded within one genomic window of Cucumis sativus cultivar 9930 chromosome 3, Cucumber_9930_V3, whole genome shotgun sequence:
- the LOC101213335 gene encoding calcium-dependent protein kinase 20 translates to MGNTCVGPNLANNGFLKSVTAAVWPSRPPEERLPPPKDGTESKSKTNESSDSSKSADDSKDSEPQKDVQTQSTPPETVKIGNNDQNKVVEREMSSRVIKDETRAPEGTKSKKATHIKRLSSAGLQIDSVLGRKTDNIKDHYTLGRKLGQGQFGTTFLCVEKASGKDFACKSIAKRKLTTKEDVEDVRREIQIMHHLAGHPNVIQIVGAFEDAVAVHVVMELCAGGELFDRIIQRGHYTERKAAQLARIIVGVVEACHSLGVMHRDLKPENFLFINQEEESALKTIDFGLSMFFRPGETFTDVVGSPYYVAPEVLRKLYGPECDVWSAGVIIYILLSGVPPFWDETEQGIFEQVLKGELDFISEPWPSISGEAKELVRRMLVRDPKKRLTAHEVLCHPWVKSDGVAPDKPLDSAVLSRLNQFSAMNRLKKIAIRVIAESLSEEEIAGLKEMFKMIDTDNSGQITLEELKHGLERVGANLKDSEISGLMQAADVDNSGTIEYGEFVAAMLHLNKIQKEDHLFAAFSYFDKDGSGYITQDELQQACEKFGLSDFRLEDIMREVDQDNDGRIDYSEFVAMMQDTGFGRR, encoded by the exons ATGGGGAATACATGTGTAGGACCAAATCTCGCCAATAATGGATTCTTGAAATCTGTTACGGCCGCAGTATGGCCAAGCCGGCCACCGGAGGAGAGACTTCCTCCACCGAAGGATGGAACTGAAAGCAAAAGTAAGACAAATGAGAGTTCTGATTCATCTAAAAGCGCCGATGATTCAAAAGATTCAGAACCCCAAAAGGATGTTCAAACTCAAAGTACGCCGCCTGAAACGGTGAAAATTGGTAATAATGATCAAAACAAAGTAGTGGAACGCGAGATGTCGTCTAGAGTGATTAAAGATGAAACTAGGGCACCGGAGGGTACAAAATCGAAAAAGGCCACTCATATTAAGAGATTATCCAGCGCTGGACTTCAAATTGATTCGGTTCTAGGGCGAAAAACGGATAATATTAAGGATCATTACACATTGGGACGGAAGCTTGGACAAGGGCAGTTCGGGACAACGTTTCTTTGTGTGGAAAAGGCATCTGGGAAAGACTTTGCCTGCAAATCTATAGCGAAAAGGAAATTGACCACGAAAGAGGACGTGGAGGATGTTAGAAGAGAGATACAGATAATGCACCATTTGGCAGGGCATCCTAATGTGATACAGATTGTGGGGGCTTTTGAGGATGCTGTGGCAGTTCATGTTGTAATGGAACTTTGTGCGGGTGGGGAATTGTTTGATAGGATTATACAGAGAGGCCACTATACAGAGAGAAAAGCAGCTCAATTAGCTAGAATCATAGTTGGTGTTGTCGAAGCATGTCATTCTTTGGGTGTCATGCATCGAGATTTAAAACCagagaattttcttttcatcaatCAAGAAGAGGAGTCAGCACTTAAGACCATAGATTTTGGGCTCTCCATGTTCTTTAGGCCAG GTGAAACTTTCACAGATGTGGTTGGTAGCCCTTATTATGTAGCCCCAGAAGTATTGCGGAAGCTTTATGGGCCAGAATGTGATGTATGGAGTGCTGGggttatcatatatattttactaagTGGCGTGCCTCCGTTCTGGGATG AGACGGAGCAAGGAATATTTGAGCAGGTTTTGAAAGGTGAGCTTGACTTTATATCAGAACCCTGGCCTAGTATATCAGGGGAAGCAAAAGAGTTAGTGCGGAGAATGCTTGTACGAGATCCCAAGAAAAGACTAACAGCCCACGAAGTCCTTT GCCATCCATGGGTGAAATCTGATGGAGTTGCTCCTGACAAACCTCTTGATTCAGCTGTTCTAAGTCGTTTGAATCAATTCTCTGCCATGAACAGGCTAAAGAAAATAGCAATTAGA GTTATTGCAGAAAGCCTTTCCGAAGAGGAAATTGCTGGCCTCAAAGAGATGTTTAAGATGATAGACACGGACAATAGTGGTCAAATAACTCTTGAGGAATTGAAGCATGGTTTGGAAAGAGTGGGTGCTAATCTGAAGGATTCTGAAATTAGTGGGTTAATGCAAGCT GCAGATGTTGATAATAGTGGTACCATAGAATATGGCGAGTTTGTAGCAGCAATGCTTCATTTAAACAAGATTCAGAAAGAGGACCATCTCTTTGCTGCCTTCTCATACTTCGATAAAGATGGGAGTGGATACATCACACAGGACGAGCTCCAACAAGCTTGCGAAAAGTTTGGTTTGTCAGACTTCCGCTTAGAAGATATAATGCGTGAAGTTGACCAGGATAAT GATGGTCGAATAGATTACAGTGAGTTTGTGGCTATGATGCAAGACACTGGTTTTGGTCGGAGGTGA
- the LOC101221122 gene encoding F-box protein At5g49610, producing the protein MDFPEDVVLEILSRFYLNQAGKIQGLSKFYNNSSYNSYYKTLIAKNQPGIADGFLLQSPVPKSNDYIVSFVSPHKDSPVVPLNLSLSFLPGLNPKIRAVAPNGLLLCESQHSIRHNKRSIYTITKLCTQQWKGLPIPKTRYFTKNIAMHVLRSNPLHFKILRLSSDKIPSKRPLPFSYTIIEVFDSKSWRWKLLDDIVHDYYGNFEFVDSNRAPVFANGLAHWKFTGNTTIFAFDFYSDTWSKIAMPETIVNDENNSRVNAISVNSVREWRTELVEYEGKLGVLREFHQPFAPTALTELWVMHKKFWMKKLEFSRLMPTTLYGSDILVTWLSDYPSKVKFSNEVTGDCNYKTLEQWHNIAPTVFPFLSDFKSWNFNPPQRSIQPKSLAKILRRTYERQARGV; encoded by the coding sequence ATGGATTTTCCTGAAGACGTTGTATTGGAGATTTTGAGTCGTTTCTATTTGAATCAAGCAGGTAAAATTCAAGGCCTTTCAAAATTCTATAACAACTCTAGCTACAATTCCTACTACAAAACATTAATAGCCAAAAACCAACCTGGAATCGCTGATGGCTTCCTCCTCCAATCTCCCGTACCCAAATCCAATGACTACATTGTGTCCTTTGTTTCTCCACACAAGGATTCTCCTGTAGTACCCTTGAATTTATCCTTGAGTTTCCTCCCAGGTCTCAATCCTAAAATTCGAGCTGTTGCTCCGAATGGTCTTCTCTTGTGCGAATCCCAACATTCAATTCGGCACAATAAACGGTCAATATACACAATTACTAAACTTTGCACGCAGCAATGGAAAGGACTTCCTATTCCTAAAACTAGATATTTTACCAAGAATATTGCCATGCATGTTCTTCGGTCAAATCCTCTccacttcaaaattttacgtTTATCTAGTGATAAAATTCCTTCTAAACGCCCTTTGCCATTTTCCTACACCATAATCGAGGTTTTTGATTCGAAATCTTGGAGGTGGAAGCTGTTGGATGATATTGTACACGATTATTATGGGAATTTCGAATTTGTTGACTCTAATCGTGCTCCTGTGTTTGCTAACGGATTAGCTCATTGGAAATTCACGGGTAACACTACCATCTTTGCTTTTGATTTCTACTCTGATACTTGGTCTAAAATTGCAATGCCAGAGACTATAGTTAATGACGAAAACAATAGTCGTGTTAATGCTATTAGTGTTAATAGTGTTCGGGAATGGCGTACAGAGCTTGTGGAGTATGAAGGAAAGTTGGGAGTTCTACGAGAGTTCCATCAACCTTTCGCCCCTACCGCCTTGACTGAGCTATGGGTGATGCATAAAAAATTTTGGATGAAGAAGTTGGAATTTTCAAGGTTAATGCCTACGACCCTTTACGGATCGGATATTTTGGTGACATGGTTATCTGATTATCCTTCGAAAGTGAAGTTTTCTAATGAAGTGACGGGAGATTGCAATTACAAGACGTTGGAACAATGGCATAATATTGCACCGACGGTGTTTCCATTTTTGTCAGATTTTAAGAGCTGGAATTTTAACCCTCCACAGCGTTCAATTCAGCCTAAGTCTCTTGCTAAGATCCTTCGAAGAACTTATGAGCGTCAAGCTAGAGGAGTTTGA